In one window of Tellurirhabdus rosea DNA:
- a CDS encoding dihydrodipicolinate synthase family protein, with product MTTKDNELYGVVPIIPTPFTEQEEIDEEALRHLVEFAIAGGIGAACLPAYASEFYKLTDDEKLQVVRVAVGQAAGRMKIVAQSNHPSLKVAIRLAQANVEAGADVISLAVPRIFSLPEASLKVYLSEFLKAIPDTPVLIQDFNPGGSSISVPFIQELMDNHPNFKYLKLEEPLCAPKFESIIQATEGRIGLFEGWGGLYMLELVPVGIRGVMPGLAVADILQRVFTLRKNGEDAKAFELFEKIMPQIFFSLQNMELFHYAEKELLMARGVLNNSIARQAAYLPDPSSVRYIRELNQRVLELLSDETYAIRPAEKVLA from the coding sequence ATGACTACGAAAGACAACGAACTGTACGGGGTGGTGCCCATTATTCCGACGCCTTTTACGGAACAGGAGGAGATTGACGAAGAGGCCCTGCGCCACCTGGTTGAATTTGCCATCGCCGGGGGAATCGGGGCCGCCTGTCTGCCGGCCTACGCCAGTGAATTTTACAAACTGACGGACGACGAGAAGCTTCAGGTGGTCCGGGTGGCGGTCGGGCAGGCGGCCGGGCGGATGAAGATCGTCGCCCAGTCGAACCACCCGTCCCTGAAAGTCGCCATCCGGCTGGCGCAGGCCAATGTGGAGGCGGGGGCCGACGTGATTTCGCTGGCCGTTCCGCGCATTTTCAGCCTGCCCGAAGCGTCCCTGAAAGTCTACCTGTCGGAGTTTCTGAAAGCCATTCCCGACACGCCCGTGCTGATTCAGGATTTCAACCCCGGCGGGTCTTCCATCAGCGTTCCGTTTATTCAGGAACTGATGGACAACCATCCGAACTTCAAATACCTGAAACTGGAAGAGCCGCTTTGTGCCCCGAAATTTGAAAGCATCATCCAGGCGACCGAAGGCCGAATCGGGCTTTTCGAAGGCTGGGGCGGGCTGTACATGCTCGAACTGGTGCCGGTCGGCATCCGGGGTGTGATGCCGGGGCTGGCCGTGGCCGACATTCTCCAGCGGGTCTTTACGCTGCGCAAAAACGGCGAAGATGCCAAAGCGTTCGAATTGTTTGAGAAGATTATGCCGCAAATCTTCTTTTCCCTGCAAAACATGGAGCTTTTTCATTATGCCGAAAAAGAGCTGCTGATGGCCCGCGGCGTCCTCAACAACAGCATTGCCCGCCAGGCGGCCTACCTTCCGGACCCGTCGAGCGTGCGGTACATCCGGGAACTGAACCAGCGGGTGCTCGAACTGCTCAGCGACGAAACCTACGCCATCCGGCCCGCCGAAAAAGTGCTGGCGTAA
- a CDS encoding SDR family NAD(P)-dependent oxidoreductase, whose protein sequence is MREFSGQVAVITGAASGIGLAIAHKLLAEEARTALLDFNREGLEKEFGPDDESVLLLGVDVTDESRVQEAVAQVLDRYGRIDILVNCVGITGLTNIRSHEVSSENLHKVFEVNFMSSFYTSKAVLPAMLAQRYGRILHIASIAGKEGNAGMLAYSASKAAVIGMTKVQGKEYAETGITVNALAPAVIRTPLVDAMPEAQVTYMTDKIPMKRCGTLDEAANLAAYIVSPKNSFTTGFTFDLSGGRATY, encoded by the coding sequence ATGCGCGAATTCAGCGGACAGGTGGCCGTGATCACCGGAGCGGCTTCCGGAATCGGGTTAGCCATCGCCCACAAACTGCTGGCCGAAGAAGCCCGGACGGCCCTCCTGGATTTTAACCGGGAAGGACTGGAGAAAGAATTTGGACCCGACGACGAGAGCGTGCTGCTGCTGGGCGTCGACGTGACGGACGAAAGCCGCGTGCAGGAGGCCGTGGCGCAGGTGCTGGACCGTTACGGCCGGATCGACATTCTGGTCAACTGCGTCGGCATCACCGGCCTCACCAACATCCGCAGCCACGAGGTCAGCAGCGAGAACCTGCACAAGGTGTTCGAAGTGAATTTCATGAGCAGCTTCTACACCTCCAAAGCCGTGCTGCCCGCCATGCTGGCGCAGCGGTACGGCCGGATTCTGCACATCGCCTCCATCGCCGGCAAGGAAGGCAACGCGGGGATGCTGGCGTATTCGGCTTCCAAGGCCGCCGTCATCGGCATGACCAAGGTGCAGGGCAAGGAATACGCCGAAACGGGCATTACCGTCAATGCGCTGGCCCCGGCCGTGATCCGCACCCCGCTGGTAGACGCCATGCCGGAGGCGCAGGTGACGTACATGACCGACAAGATACCGATGAAACGCTGCGGCACACTCGACGAAGCGGCCAACCTGGCGGCCTATATCGTCTCACCTAAAAACAGTTTCACTACCGGCTTCACCTTCGACCTGTCGGGCGGCCGGGCGACGTACTGA
- a CDS encoding glycoside hydrolase family 20 zincin-like fold domain-containing protein, with translation MKKVVCLWLLSWLGSAAVAAERPELLPQPLSAQYGTGGLPLRDVSLFIAPNAPKDVVFALQELKGWMRERSGQPVKAAPSAGAATVRWVVKTAGQELPGPDDATNGNLREQYRLAVTPKGIDITAQTSAGLYYAVQTIRQLMQGTGNAAFVPTVTIEDRPRLAYRGVMMDFAHGGLLTVAEIKRQIDFLARWKTNQYYFYNEVSIQLDGYPTLNYRASYSKAEVRSIIAYARQRHMDVIPFVNFYGHLHELIRNEKYASLAIGTYGHELDPRQPAVRTLLTDWIRQYTDLFSSPFIHVGFDETWETKRLAADPSAGLNPENLYLEQLSFVSQELKKYGKTLMAWTDMSSFYPDIIARFPPEVVPVIWEYTPDTTAIYHYLNPVLKERKPFFIQPAVSGWGHLYPSADYTYTNMDLCLKVGLKHQTRGYITSVWTDSVEPFVRASWLFMAYGCIGAWQGTVPDKTTFTGAYAALLYPAIADEMRGALDHLAVAGQHLEKCLGGKNTQSLPRGTLVESWSNPFSPYYLKNTADHLADLEAVRAHTEEAQGQLITALAKVSGADSGFVQSLLVTARLVNYSAMRFLWAKAIADRWNEAMVEKKREDYVYYDLTYPCHSLLVDAMDETGELKAAYAEAWLSECLPYRLNTILGRFDLDFGLWRKLHLKVLDYKIQQKKTEPTPAFEVLFSPDF, from the coding sequence ATGAAAAAGGTTGTCTGCCTTTGGCTGCTTAGCTGGCTGGGAAGCGCCGCCGTTGCCGCCGAGCGGCCGGAACTGCTTCCCCAGCCGCTGTCCGCTCAGTACGGGACGGGCGGGCTGCCGCTGCGGGACGTGTCCCTCTTTATCGCTCCCAACGCGCCGAAAGACGTCGTTTTCGCCCTGCAGGAGCTGAAAGGCTGGATGCGCGAGCGGAGCGGCCAGCCCGTCAAAGCGGCTCCGTCGGCGGGCGCGGCGACGGTCCGGTGGGTCGTGAAAACAGCGGGGCAGGAATTGCCCGGCCCCGACGACGCCACCAACGGCAACCTCCGCGAACAGTACCGGCTCGCCGTCACGCCCAAAGGCATCGACATCACGGCCCAGACCTCGGCGGGGCTGTATTATGCCGTGCAGACCATCCGGCAACTGATGCAGGGCACGGGAAACGCCGCTTTTGTACCCACCGTAACGATTGAAGACCGACCCCGGCTCGCCTACCGGGGCGTCATGATGGACTTTGCCCACGGCGGCCTGCTGACCGTCGCGGAGATCAAACGACAGATTGACTTTCTGGCCCGCTGGAAAACGAACCAGTATTATTTCTATAATGAAGTCAGCATTCAGCTGGACGGCTACCCGACGCTGAACTACCGGGCGAGTTATTCCAAAGCCGAGGTGAGGAGCATCATTGCCTACGCCCGGCAGCGGCATATGGACGTGATTCCGTTTGTCAATTTCTACGGCCACCTGCACGAACTGATCCGCAACGAAAAGTACGCTTCGCTGGCCATCGGCACCTACGGGCACGAACTGGACCCGCGCCAACCCGCCGTGCGGACCCTGCTGACCGACTGGATCCGGCAGTACACAGACCTGTTCAGCAGTCCGTTCATTCACGTCGGGTTCGACGAGACCTGGGAAACCAAACGCCTCGCCGCGGACCCATCGGCCGGGCTGAACCCCGAAAACCTATACCTCGAACAGCTTTCCTTCGTCAGTCAGGAACTGAAAAAGTACGGCAAAACGCTCATGGCCTGGACGGACATGAGTTCGTTTTACCCCGACATCATCGCCCGTTTTCCGCCCGAGGTGGTGCCGGTCATCTGGGAATATACGCCCGATACGACGGCCATTTACCATTACCTCAATCCAGTCCTGAAAGAGCGGAAACCGTTTTTCATTCAGCCCGCCGTGTCGGGCTGGGGCCACCTCTATCCCTCCGCCGACTACACCTACACCAACATGGACCTCTGCCTGAAAGTAGGTCTGAAGCACCAGACGCGCGGGTACATCACGTCCGTCTGGACGGATTCCGTCGAGCCGTTTGTGCGGGCGTCGTGGCTGTTCATGGCCTACGGCTGCATCGGCGCGTGGCAGGGGACCGTGCCCGACAAAACGACCTTCACCGGGGCTTATGCGGCCCTGCTGTACCCGGCCATCGCCGACGAGATGCGCGGGGCGCTGGACCACCTCGCCGTGGCGGGGCAGCATCTGGAAAAGTGCCTCGGCGGAAAAAACACCCAGAGCCTGCCCCGCGGAACGCTGGTCGAAAGCTGGTCGAATCCGTTTTCGCCGTATTACCTCAAAAACACCGCCGACCACCTGGCCGATCTGGAGGCCGTCCGTGCGCATACCGAAGAGGCGCAGGGGCAGTTGATTACGGCGCTGGCGAAAGTCTCCGGGGCGGACAGCGGGTTTGTGCAGTCGCTGCTGGTGACGGCCCGGCTGGTCAATTATTCGGCCATGCGCTTTCTGTGGGCCAAAGCCATTGCCGACCGCTGGAACGAGGCGATGGTCGAGAAAAAAAGGGAAGATTACGTCTACTACGACCTGACCTATCCCTGTCACAGCCTGCTGGTGGACGCCATGGACGAAACGGGCGAACTGAAAGCCGCCTACGCCGAAGCCTGGCTGTCGGAATGCCTGCCGTACCGGCTCAACACCATCCTCGGGCGCTTCGACCTCGATTTCGGCCTCTGGCGGAAGCTGCATCTGAAAGTGCTGGATTACAAAATTCAGCAGAAAAAAACCGAACCGACGCCCGCGTTTGAGGTTCTGTTCAGCCCTGACTTTTAA